In Parasegetibacter sp. NRK P23, a single genomic region encodes these proteins:
- a CDS encoding YceI family protein, with the protein MATTWNIDAAHSELQFKVKHLMISTVTGTFNEFSGTVTAENDDFSGASVNFEAQVKSIDTRSEDRDNHLRSGDFFDAEQFPVLSFVSTGFTKKDDEEYELKGDLTIKGVTHPVTFEVEYGGTQKDPWGNVKAGFELKGKINRKDFGLTWNAVTEAGGMLVGEEVKLVASIQVAKGA; encoded by the coding sequence ATGGCAACTACATGGAACATCGACGCAGCGCACAGCGAACTTCAGTTCAAAGTGAAACACCTTATGATCAGCACCGTTACCGGTACTTTCAACGAGTTCTCCGGAACCGTTACCGCTGAAAACGATGATTTTTCCGGCGCCTCCGTAAACTTCGAAGCACAGGTTAAAAGCATCGATACCCGCAGCGAAGACAGGGACAACCACCTCCGCAGCGGAGATTTCTTTGATGCGGAGCAATTTCCCGTACTCAGTTTTGTTTCTACCGGCTTTACTAAAAAAGACGATGAGGAGTATGAACTTAAAGGCGATCTCACCATCAAAGGCGTAACACATCCCGTGACATTTGAAGTAGAATACGGTGGCACGCAGAAAGACCCCTGGGGCAACGTGAAGGCGGGTTTCGAACTGAAAGGAAAGATCAACAGGAAGGACTTCGGTCTGACCTGGAACGCCGTTACAGAGGCGGGCGGCATGTTGGTAGGTGAAGAGGTGAAACTGGTGGCCAGTATACAAGTTGCGAAAGGAGCTTAG
- a CDS encoding glycoside hydrolase family 43 protein encodes MRKYIPALLALAFTANLKAQNPIIQTKFTADPAPLVHKDTVYLYTGHDEDDAFGFKMYDWLLYTSTDMVNWTEHGAVASLKNFKWVNTDNGAWAAQCVERNGKFYLYCTVPNGIGIGVLVADSPYGPFTDPIGKPLVKNTPEDIDPTVLIDDDGQAYMYWGNPNLWYIKLNEDMISVSGTLVKDSSMAKKKGQPDPFHYQEGPWAWKRNGKYYMAYASTCCPEGIGYAMGNSPTGPWEHKGMIMDSDKRSNGNHPGIIEFKGKPYVFGFNYNILKQTMGKHYERRSVCVAELTYNPDGTIQKLPFWTTAGVKRVGTLDPYKRVQAETIAYSEGVKTNKETEWERNTSWDKGKKVAERIFVSAIHNGDYTKVQGADFGTGAKSLEVAVAALYGGTIEVRADSLKGALIGTVHVTTSGEGDIWKTIKTPVKPIKGVHDLYFVFKGNKDLFHFDWWQFSK; translated from the coding sequence ATGCGAAAATATATTCCGGCATTATTGGCATTGGCCTTCACCGCAAACCTGAAGGCACAGAATCCGATCATTCAAACCAAGTTTACGGCCGACCCCGCGCCACTTGTACATAAGGATACCGTATATCTTTACACCGGTCACGATGAGGACGATGCTTTCGGTTTCAAGATGTATGACTGGTTGCTGTACACGTCAACGGATATGGTGAACTGGACCGAACACGGAGCGGTGGCATCCCTGAAAAATTTTAAATGGGTGAACACGGACAACGGCGCCTGGGCCGCGCAATGCGTGGAACGCAACGGGAAATTCTACCTGTATTGCACGGTACCGAATGGCATTGGTATCGGCGTGCTGGTGGCCGATAGCCCTTACGGCCCCTTCACGGATCCTATCGGGAAACCGCTTGTGAAGAATACGCCGGAGGATATTGATCCCACGGTGTTGATTGATGACGATGGCCAGGCCTATATGTATTGGGGAAACCCTAACCTCTGGTACATTAAACTGAACGAAGACATGATCTCGGTGAGCGGAACCCTGGTGAAAGACAGTTCCATGGCGAAGAAGAAGGGGCAACCCGATCCGTTTCATTACCAGGAAGGGCCCTGGGCATGGAAGCGCAACGGAAAATATTATATGGCATATGCTTCCACCTGTTGCCCGGAAGGAATTGGTTACGCGATGGGAAACTCCCCAACAGGCCCCTGGGAACACAAAGGAATGATCATGGATAGCGACAAAAGGTCCAATGGCAACCACCCCGGTATCATAGAGTTTAAAGGGAAACCTTATGTTTTTGGCTTTAATTACAATATCTTGAAACAAACCATGGGCAAACACTATGAGCGCCGGTCGGTTTGTGTAGCGGAACTCACTTATAACCCAGATGGAACCATTCAGAAGCTGCCTTTCTGGACTACCGCCGGTGTAAAAAGAGTAGGCACCCTCGATCCCTACAAAAGAGTACAGGCGGAAACGATCGCTTACAGCGAAGGGGTAAAAACAAACAAAGAAACGGAATGGGAAAGGAACACATCCTGGGATAAAGGGAAGAAGGTAGCAGAACGGATTTTTGTGAGCGCCATTCACAATGGCGACTATACCAAGGTGCAGGGAGCTGATTTTGGAACGGGTGCAAAATCGCTTGAAGTGGCCGTGGCGGCACTTTACGGAGGAACCATCGAAGTGCGTGCGGATAGCCTGAAAGGCGCTTTGATCGGAACGGTGCATGTTACAACCTCAGGGGAAGGCGATATTTGGAAAACGATAAAAACGCCTGTGAAGCCAATAAAAGGGGTGCACGACCTCTACTTCGTTTTTAAAGGAAACAAAGATCTTTTCCATTTCGACTGGTGGCAGTTCAGTAAATAA
- a CDS encoding AGE family epimerase/isomerase, whose translation MAYSTEELVALEKFYAHQLLHDTVPFWFPRSYDLEHGGYLLMRDRDGSLIDDDKAVWIQGRATWLLSTLYNTVEQKKEWLDGAALGYNFLHEHCFDSDGQMFFHVTRDGKPIRKRRYFFSETFYVIAMAAYAKATGDEDAADKARTVFSKCIQYANGEKKLPPKFTSTRPARGIGIPMIMINTAQQLREMVGDERCDALIDQWITEIETYFVKDDIRCVMEQVAPDGSIIDHIDGRTLNPGHAIEGAWFILHEAKYRNNDKRLTALGCRMLDYMWERGWDPQYGGILYYRDVYNKPVQEYWQDMKFWWPQNETIIATLLAYLITGNEKYAQWHRQIHDYAYRHFHDREQGEWYGYLHRDGTVAQPAKGNLFKGPFHLPRQEWYCSRILQEHLKELQHNTQPGQCFQPQ comes from the coding sequence ATGGCATACTCAACAGAAGAGCTGGTGGCACTCGAAAAATTCTATGCGCACCAATTGCTCCACGATACCGTTCCTTTCTGGTTCCCGCGTTCCTACGACCTGGAACATGGAGGTTACCTGCTGATGCGTGACAGGGACGGATCGCTCATCGACGATGATAAAGCCGTCTGGATACAGGGCCGCGCCACCTGGCTGCTTTCCACTTTATACAATACCGTGGAACAAAAAAAAGAATGGCTCGATGGTGCCGCGCTCGGGTATAATTTTCTGCATGAACACTGTTTCGACAGCGACGGACAAATGTTCTTCCACGTTACAAGAGATGGTAAACCTATCCGTAAACGGCGCTATTTTTTTTCTGAAACCTTCTATGTGATCGCTATGGCCGCTTACGCCAAAGCCACCGGCGACGAGGATGCCGCTGACAAAGCAAGGACTGTTTTCAGTAAATGCATTCAATACGCGAACGGTGAAAAGAAACTGCCGCCTAAATTTACTTCAACCAGGCCGGCCCGCGGCATAGGGATACCCATGATCATGATCAATACGGCACAGCAACTGCGCGAGATGGTTGGAGATGAACGCTGTGATGCACTCATCGACCAGTGGATCACTGAAATTGAAACTTATTTCGTGAAAGATGATATCCGTTGCGTGATGGAACAGGTGGCCCCCGATGGCAGCATCATCGACCACATTGATGGGCGAACCCTTAACCCGGGACACGCCATTGAAGGCGCATGGTTCATCCTCCACGAAGCAAAATACCGCAACAACGATAAAAGACTGACAGCCCTCGGATGCCGGATGCTCGATTATATGTGGGAACGCGGCTGGGATCCACAATACGGCGGAATCCTGTATTACAGAGATGTGTACAATAAGCCCGTGCAGGAATACTGGCAGGATATGAAATTCTGGTGGCCCCAGAATGAAACCATCATCGCCACACTGCTGGCTTACCTGATAACGGGCAACGAAAAGTACGCGCAATGGCACAGGCAGATACACGATTATGCCTACCGGCATTTCCATGACCGCGAACAGGGGGAATGGTACGGCTACCTGCATAGAGACGGCACCGTTGCCCAGCCTGCGAAAGGCAACTTATTCAAGGGGCCGTTTCACCTGCCGCGGCAGGAATGGTATTGCAGCAGGATATTGCAGGAACACCTGAAGGAGTTACAACACAATACGCAACCAGGTCAATGCTTTCAACCTCAATGA
- a CDS encoding sialate O-acetylesterase → MKILVLVMLILPVTVTAQLKLPPIFSGNMVLQRNAPIAVWGKAIPGDTVFVQFGKDTRKTIAGADSGWIVHFRPRPADTNGQRMHIRSGMAAIELNNLLMGDVWLCIGQSNMEWPMYRELHYRETVKDSDQPMLRFYNPTYAGKNIFAASFSDSVVQLLHKESFYSGNWQESDSSSFRTMSAVAWYFGRKIGAETGVPVGLINLSIGGAPLETFIAPEALRNSGEFTSKVNGDWMENAALPVWVRERGKQNVGALKHVPSDENGKFHAYKPGFAYQAGIELILPMAVSGIINYQGESNAQETERVKEYAALNRLMVQELRRKWKKRLPYYFVQLSSIDTVHYKGQLWPWFRDEQRKILRLLPNSGMAVSSDAGARNDVHPTNKKVVGERLAAWALRHHYKKNVTPSGPLALRAKYRNGFISISFRYAKGLHPSDGAVLKGFSTDGQLPSEAFIRNKRVVVAAPERPVYIYYGWNSFSCGNLVNDVNLPASTFKLKVK, encoded by the coding sequence ATGAAAATACTTGTTTTAGTAATGCTGATCCTGCCGGTTACGGTGACGGCGCAATTAAAATTACCACCCATATTCTCCGGCAATATGGTGCTTCAAAGAAACGCACCCATCGCGGTTTGGGGAAAGGCAATTCCCGGGGACACCGTATTTGTTCAGTTCGGAAAGGATACCAGAAAAACCATCGCAGGTGCCGATTCTGGATGGATCGTTCATTTTCGTCCACGTCCGGCTGATACAAACGGGCAGCGGATGCACATCAGGAGCGGCATGGCAGCCATTGAACTCAATAACCTGCTGATGGGTGATGTGTGGCTGTGCATCGGGCAGAGCAATATGGAATGGCCCATGTACCGGGAACTGCATTACAGGGAAACGGTTAAAGACAGCGATCAGCCAATGCTGCGTTTTTATAACCCGACTTACGCGGGAAAAAATATTTTCGCGGCTTCCTTCTCTGATTCGGTTGTTCAATTGCTGCACAAAGAATCTTTTTACAGCGGGAACTGGCAGGAAAGCGACAGCAGTTCTTTCCGGACGATGAGCGCCGTTGCGTGGTATTTCGGAAGAAAGATTGGCGCTGAAACTGGCGTTCCGGTGGGACTCATCAACTTGTCCATCGGAGGAGCGCCGCTGGAAACATTTATTGCCCCGGAAGCGCTTCGGAATAGCGGGGAGTTCACTTCTAAAGTAAACGGCGATTGGATGGAGAATGCGGCCTTGCCGGTTTGGGTGCGTGAAAGGGGGAAGCAAAATGTTGGCGCCCTAAAACATGTTCCTTCAGATGAAAACGGGAAGTTTCATGCTTACAAACCCGGCTTCGCCTACCAGGCGGGCATTGAACTCATACTTCCAATGGCGGTATCGGGCATCATCAACTACCAGGGCGAAAGCAATGCGCAGGAAACAGAACGGGTGAAGGAGTATGCCGCACTGAATAGGTTGATGGTACAGGAACTGCGGAGGAAATGGAAGAAACGTTTGCCTTATTATTTTGTGCAACTGTCGTCGATAGATACGGTACACTATAAAGGACAACTGTGGCCATGGTTCAGGGACGAGCAAAGAAAAATACTCCGGCTGCTCCCGAACAGTGGGATGGCCGTAAGCAGCGATGCCGGTGCGCGCAATGATGTGCATCCGACCAATAAGAAAGTGGTGGGGGAACGACTGGCCGCATGGGCGCTCCGCCATCACTATAAGAAAAACGTTACACCATCGGGGCCTTTGGCCTTGCGTGCGAAGTACAGGAACGGATTTATCAGCATATCGTTCCGGTATGCAAAAGGACTACACCCTTCAGATGGCGCTGTGTTGAAAGGCTTTTCCACCGATGGCCAGCTACCATCGGAAGCATTCATCCGGAACAAACGCGTCGTTGTTGCAGCCCCTGAAAGACCCGTTTATATTTATTATGGATGGAATTCTTTTAGCTGTGGAAATCTGGTAAATGACGTCAACCTTCCTGCATCCACCTTTAAACTGAAAGTAAAATGA
- a CDS encoding TIM-barrel domain-containing protein, whose amino-acid sequence MKRIHMLLIVASTVTANCFGQSFQKTTTGIKTVVQDLNIEIECYGPGLARIKKWPVGTGFSKQSLAVVKKPLENQFTVAEKKNEIAVKTAGLVIVLNTADGAIRFTTPQNTVLMAEKAAGAAFKPFKDIGTQTYSVKQTFSLEPDEAIYGLGILQNGKMSQRNQEVMMIQNNTWDFVTFFQSVKGYGIYWDNYSPTKFTDNNAGTSFDSEVGDGIDYYFIYGKNADGVVAGMRDLTGQVPMFPLWTYGFWQSKERYKTQQETVGVVKKYRELKVPLDGIIQDWQYWGNNYQWNAMDFISPDFPDAKKMVHDIHGLNAHLSVSIWASFGPMTKPYRELDKKGMLFNFKTWPESGREIWPPDLTYPSGVRVYDAYHPEARDIYWKYLNQGVFSLGVDAWWMDSSEPDHLSQKPEDMDTKTYLGSFRKVRNAFPLVTVGGVYTNQRKVTDDKRVFILTRSGFAGQQRYGSSVWSGDVNSSWESLRNQVPAGLNFTLTGNPNFNSDIGGFFAGAYNTRFNGGSGAQNKQFQELYVRWLQYAAFTPMMRSHGTDVPREIYQFGQQGEPVYDAIASFIRLRYSLLPYIYSTSWAVTKNQSSFMRALVMDFAADKKVWDMKHEYMFGQSILVAPVVDPQYTPEKIVRTNENSGWNQNTDNNKEEGKTTDFTQPKSVKVYLPQGAQWYDFWTNQRHAGGQEIEKTTTIATIPLYVKAGGIIPVGPDVQYAEEKKWDALTIKVFPGANGAFTLYEDEFDNYNYEKGVYTEIPFQWNDKSQTLTIDARKGKYDGMIEARTFNIVLPDGKQKSVTYTGKKIVVSMK is encoded by the coding sequence ATGAAGCGTATCCACATGCTCCTGATCGTAGCTTCCACAGTTACGGCCAACTGCTTTGGTCAGTCCTTTCAAAAAACAACGACCGGTATCAAAACCGTCGTGCAGGATCTGAACATTGAAATCGAATGCTATGGTCCGGGTTTGGCCCGCATCAAAAAATGGCCGGTGGGAACCGGTTTCTCGAAACAAAGTCTGGCAGTGGTGAAGAAGCCGCTCGAAAACCAGTTTACTGTTGCGGAAAAGAAAAATGAGATCGCTGTAAAAACCGCTGGTTTGGTAATTGTGTTGAATACCGCTGATGGCGCCATTCGCTTTACCACCCCTCAAAACACCGTGCTGATGGCTGAAAAGGCCGCAGGTGCTGCCTTCAAGCCATTCAAGGACATCGGCACCCAAACTTATTCCGTAAAACAAACCTTTTCGCTGGAGCCCGACGAAGCCATCTATGGCCTTGGTATTCTCCAGAATGGTAAAATGTCGCAACGCAACCAGGAAGTGATGATGATACAGAACAACACCTGGGATTTCGTCACTTTTTTCCAGTCGGTGAAAGGTTATGGGATTTACTGGGACAACTACTCACCTACGAAATTCACCGACAATAATGCAGGAACCTCCTTCGATTCCGAAGTAGGAGACGGGATCGACTATTACTTTATCTACGGGAAAAACGCCGATGGCGTAGTGGCCGGTATGCGGGACCTTACGGGCCAGGTACCGATGTTCCCGCTCTGGACCTATGGTTTCTGGCAAAGCAAAGAAAGGTACAAAACCCAGCAGGAAACCGTTGGCGTGGTAAAGAAATACCGTGAACTGAAGGTGCCGCTGGACGGCATCATCCAGGACTGGCAATACTGGGGCAATAACTACCAATGGAACGCGATGGATTTTATCAGTCCCGATTTCCCCGACGCGAAAAAAATGGTGCACGATATCCATGGCCTGAACGCGCACCTTTCGGTGTCGATCTGGGCATCTTTCGGACCCATGACCAAACCCTACCGTGAACTGGACAAAAAAGGCATGTTGTTCAATTTCAAAACATGGCCCGAATCAGGTCGTGAAATCTGGCCACCTGATCTTACTTATCCATCTGGTGTACGCGTATACGATGCGTATCATCCGGAAGCGCGCGATATTTACTGGAAATACCTGAACCAGGGCGTATTCAGTCTGGGCGTGGATGCCTGGTGGATGGACTCCAGCGAACCAGATCACCTGAGCCAGAAACCTGAAGATATGGATACAAAAACATATTTAGGATCTTTCAGAAAAGTGCGCAACGCATTCCCGCTGGTAACGGTGGGCGGGGTATATACCAATCAACGGAAAGTAACGGATGATAAACGTGTATTCATTCTCACCAGATCCGGTTTCGCCGGACAACAACGGTATGGATCCAGCGTGTGGTCCGGAGATGTGAATTCCTCCTGGGAATCGCTCCGGAACCAGGTTCCGGCAGGATTGAATTTTACGCTTACCGGAAACCCGAATTTTAACTCCGATATCGGTGGTTTTTTCGCGGGCGCTTACAATACAAGATTTAACGGCGGTTCCGGCGCGCAGAACAAACAGTTTCAGGAACTCTATGTGCGTTGGTTGCAATATGCAGCATTCACCCCAATGATGCGTTCGCACGGCACCGATGTGCCCAGGGAAATTTACCAGTTTGGCCAGCAGGGAGAACCGGTATATGATGCCATCGCCTCCTTTATCCGCCTTCGGTACAGCCTGTTGCCTTACATCTATTCTACTTCATGGGCTGTTACTAAAAATCAGTCCAGTTTTATGCGCGCGTTGGTGATGGATTTCGCGGCGGATAAAAAAGTATGGGATATGAAACACGAATACATGTTCGGGCAATCTATCCTGGTAGCGCCGGTGGTGGACCCACAGTACACGCCGGAAAAAATAGTGAGAACGAACGAAAACAGCGGCTGGAACCAAAATACGGATAACAATAAGGAAGAGGGAAAAACAACAGATTTTACGCAGCCTAAATCCGTTAAAGTGTACCTGCCGCAAGGTGCGCAGTGGTACGATTTCTGGACGAATCAGCGACATGCCGGTGGACAGGAAATTGAAAAAACAACCACTATCGCTACCATACCATTATATGTGAAGGCAGGCGGAATCATTCCTGTGGGGCCGGATGTGCAGTACGCGGAAGAAAAGAAATGGGATGCGCTTACCATCAAAGTTTTTCCGGGTGCCAACGGTGCCTTCACCTTATACGAGGATGAATTCGATAACTATAATTACGAGAAGGGCGTATATACTGAAATTCCTTTTCAATGGAACGATAAGTCACAAACACTAACTATTGATGCCAGGAAAGGGAAGTACGATGGAATGATAGAAGCCAGGACGTTCAATATTGTACTGCCTGATGGCAAACAGAAATCTGTAACCTATACGGGTAAAAAGATCGTGGTTTCGATGAAATGA
- a CDS encoding beta-N-acetylhexosaminidase gives MRPVFCCFCLFLAISTYAQKVSLIPLPQQFDVGNRTLSLVQCRNIVVKDASLLPEALQLQQYFQQAGVKMNITDKNVQGLSLTISIGKVNAPRQLNEAYQLKVTASGIQLTANTPHGIFNGIQTLKQLLFNGKIAFCSITDWPAFSWRGYMIDVGRNYMSMPALKQQIDVMAANKLNVFHFHATEDIAWRIAIKKYPQLTDAAHMLRNKGKFYSEAEIKELIAYCKERHIRFVPEIDMPGHSAAFRRAMGTDMQTDSGMAIVKNILEEFLTTYEVDYMHIGADEVKITNKRFIPEITAFIEGFGKRVIGWQPGGNFSGSTIRQLWMDDNAHRSNTEQWQFIDSRHLYLNHMDPLEAVATIFHRRIADKAAGDTLLLGGTICMWHDRAVRDEMDILTMNPVYPGMLAFAERSWRGGGSEGWKANIGVAGSPEAKAFAAFEERLLHHKLRYYAQLPFPYVRQSHLEWKLLGPFLNNGDLAKVFSPESTGFNPDTISSDLVQTGATIVLRHWWAPLISGALPAAEDSTTWYATTKFWSENAGTMDCWIGFNNLSRSPATDMPPQGEWDHKKSRIWVNGRLIPAPSWKRGGQRGHSELPLEDEGYEYRAPTKVPVKKGWNTVLVKAPAGSFKGKDWQNPVKWMFTFAPL, from the coding sequence ATGAGACCTGTTTTTTGCTGCTTTTGCTTATTCCTCGCCATTTCAACTTACGCGCAAAAAGTTTCCCTGATTCCCCTGCCACAACAGTTTGATGTAGGAAATAGGACATTGTCCCTGGTGCAATGCAGGAATATTGTAGTAAAAGATGCATCGCTTCTTCCAGAGGCTCTTCAGTTGCAACAATATTTTCAGCAGGCTGGGGTAAAAATGAACATTACGGATAAAAATGTACAGGGATTATCCTTAACAATTTCTATCGGAAAAGTAAATGCCCCCAGGCAGCTCAACGAGGCCTATCAACTCAAAGTAACAGCTTCAGGAATTCAACTTACAGCCAATACGCCGCACGGCATATTCAACGGCATACAAACCTTGAAACAACTGCTGTTCAATGGAAAAATAGCTTTCTGTTCCATTACCGACTGGCCTGCTTTTTCCTGGCGTGGATATATGATTGATGTGGGAAGGAATTACATGTCGATGCCAGCCCTGAAACAACAGATCGATGTAATGGCCGCCAATAAATTGAATGTTTTTCATTTCCATGCTACGGAAGACATCGCCTGGCGGATAGCCATAAAAAAATATCCGCAGCTAACCGATGCCGCTCACATGCTGCGCAACAAAGGGAAGTTTTACAGCGAGGCGGAAATAAAGGAACTGATCGCTTATTGCAAAGAACGCCATATCCGTTTTGTACCCGAGATAGATATGCCCGGACACAGCGCCGCCTTCCGCCGTGCCATGGGAACTGACATGCAGACTGATAGCGGTATGGCCATTGTTAAGAACATACTGGAGGAATTCCTCACCACTTATGAAGTGGATTATATGCATATTGGCGCGGATGAAGTAAAGATCACGAACAAACGCTTTATCCCGGAAATAACTGCGTTCATAGAAGGTTTCGGAAAGCGCGTGATCGGATGGCAGCCGGGCGGCAATTTTTCAGGAAGCACCATCCGGCAGTTGTGGATGGACGATAACGCGCACCGCAGCAATACCGAGCAATGGCAGTTCATTGATTCGAGGCATCTCTACCTGAACCACATGGACCCATTGGAAGCCGTGGCCACCATTTTTCACCGCCGCATCGCTGATAAGGCGGCGGGCGATACGCTGCTGCTGGGCGGCACCATTTGTATGTGGCACGACAGGGCCGTACGAGACGAAATGGATATCCTTACCATGAATCCCGTCTATCCGGGCATGCTCGCTTTCGCCGAACGTTCCTGGCGGGGTGGGGGAAGCGAAGGATGGAAGGCCAATATTGGAGTGGCTGGCTCCCCTGAAGCAAAAGCCTTTGCTGCATTTGAAGAAAGATTGCTTCACCACAAACTGCGTTATTATGCACAGCTGCCATTTCCTTATGTACGGCAATCCCATTTGGAATGGAAGCTGCTTGGACCTTTTTTGAATAACGGGGACCTTGCAAAAGTATTTTCCCCTGAATCAACGGGCTTTAATCCGGATACAATAAGTTCGGACTTAGTGCAGACCGGTGCCACCATCGTCCTGAGGCACTGGTGGGCCCCATTGATCAGCGGTGCACTGCCCGCCGCGGAAGACAGTACTACCTGGTACGCCACCACGAAGTTCTGGAGTGAAAATGCCGGCACAATGGATTGCTGGATCGGTTTCAATAACCTTTCCCGCTCTCCCGCAACGGATATGCCACCTCAGGGTGAATGGGACCACAAAAAAAGCAGGATATGGGTAAACGGCCGTCTTATTCCTGCACCTTCCTGGAAACGTGGCGGCCAGCGCGGCCACAGCGAGCTACCTTTGGAAGATGAAGGCTATGAATACCGTGCACCAACTAAAGTACCGGTAAAAAAAGGCTGGAATACGGTACTGGTGAAAGCGCCGGCAGGAAGTTTCAAGGGAAAGGACTGGCAGAATCCTGTGAAATGGATGTTTACGTTCGCCCCGCTTTAG
- a CDS encoding 23S rRNA (pseudouridine(1915)-N(3))-methyltransferase RlmH yields the protein MKIQFWSIGKTDESYVKEGVRDFTERISRYYPVSWRIIPPAKQTASTPEDAVKKTEGATILGLLTKDDYLVLLDERGKSPDSVEFSKFIAQRANESTRQLVFLIGGAFGVDEAVKQRAQYVWSLSKLVFPHQLVRLILAEQVYRACTIQRNEKYHHV from the coding sequence ATGAAGATTCAGTTTTGGTCGATAGGAAAAACCGATGAATCCTACGTAAAAGAAGGCGTCCGTGATTTTACGGAGCGCATCTCCCGTTATTATCCCGTAAGCTGGCGCATTATCCCGCCTGCCAAACAAACGGCCTCTACCCCGGAAGATGCAGTGAAAAAAACGGAAGGCGCAACTATATTGGGACTACTCACCAAGGACGATTACCTGGTATTGCTGGATGAACGTGGAAAAAGCCCGGACTCGGTGGAGTTTTCAAAGTTTATCGCACAACGCGCCAACGAAAGTACCCGTCAACTCGTTTTCCTGATTGGTGGGGCTTTTGGGGTTGACGAAGCGGTGAAACAAAGGGCGCAGTATGTATGGTCCCTTTCCAAATTGGTTTTTCCACACCAACTGGTCAGGCTTATACTGGCGGAACAGGTGTACCGCGCCTGCACCATTCAACGCAACGAAAAGTACCACCATGTGTGA
- a CDS encoding rhomboid family intramembrane serine protease, with amino-acid sequence MTITIVIIILTAIISISAFSNAKVIDDLIFYPPAITQRKQWYRFITCGFIHADWAHLIFNMLSLYFFGQAVEYYYKAYDLMGKTAYILLYVSALVVSLLPTYFKHRDNYYYRSLGASGAVSAVVTAAALFTPWSTVAIFGIIKLPYILYVVLFIGISAYMSKRGQDNINHDAHLWGAIYGLVFTVLLILAFRPGLIEPLLENLMSPRFGR; translated from the coding sequence ATGACCATCACCATAGTAATCATCATCTTAACGGCCATTATTTCTATCTCCGCTTTCAGCAATGCCAAAGTGATTGATGACCTGATTTTTTACCCTCCCGCCATCACACAACGCAAACAATGGTATAGGTTCATTACCTGTGGGTTTATACATGCAGACTGGGCGCACCTTATTTTTAATATGCTGTCGTTGTATTTCTTCGGACAGGCGGTGGAATATTATTACAAGGCTTATGATCTGATGGGCAAAACCGCCTATATTCTCTTGTACGTCTCCGCCCTTGTGGTTTCGCTGCTTCCCACTTATTTTAAGCACCGCGATAATTATTATTACAGGAGTCTGGGCGCTTCGGGGGCCGTTTCAGCCGTTGTTACCGCAGCCGCTCTTTTCACCCCCTGGAGCACCGTAGCAATATTCGGGATCATTAAGCTGCCTTATATTCTCTACGTTGTGCTGTTCATCGGCATCAGCGCGTACATGTCGAAAAGAGGACAGGACAACATCAACCACGATGCACACCTCTGGGGGGCGATATACGGGCTGGTATTCACAGTATTGCTGATACTTGCTTTCCGTCCAGGGTTGATAGAACCTTTACTGGAGAACCTGATGTCTCCGCGCTTCGGGAGGTAA